A region of the Candidatus Woesearchaeota archaeon genome:
TAGGTGGTTGTGAAGGTAAATGGTGTACTGCATATCAAAAAGATTCTAGCTATTGGAGAACATACGTGTTAGAAAATAATATTGTTTTAATCTATATTCTTCATGAAAATGAAAAATATGCTATTGCTGTTTACCCTAATATGGAGATGGAAGTTTTTGATAAAGAAGATAGGAATATTTCTATAGCTAAATTAGAAGATATTCTAGGAACCAGTTTGTTTTTTATGACTAAAGAAAAATCCTTTTATAAGAAAGTTAATAGACTTACAAGACCAGCTTGGGAAAAAGGAGAATACTATAAAGTTAAAGATAGAGAAGAACTTGATTATATTCTAAGTAATACTAGAGACAATGCGGATTTGAATCATTTAGACATTAGTAATGTAAAAAGTATGAGCTATCTGTTTCAGGATAGTGAGTTTAATGGTGATATCTCAAACTGGGATGTTAGTAATGTAGAAACTATGAGCTATATGTTTTATACAAGTAATTTTAATGGGGATATATCAAACTGGGATGTAGGTAAGGTAGAAATTATGAGCTATATGTTTTATACAAGTGAGTTTAATGGGGATATATCAAAATGGAATGTAAGTAATGTAGAAACTATGAGTTTTATGTTTAATGATAGTAATTTTACTGGAGATATATCAAACTGGGATGTAAGTAATGTAAAAAATATGAGCTATATGTTTAAGGGTACTGATTTTGATGGAGATATATCAAACTGGAATGTTAGTAATATAAAAGATATGAGATTTATGTTTCGGGATTCTGCACTTGAAAATAATCCCCCTATATGGTATAAATAATAAAGAGGTAAAAATATGGCATTAACAATAAGTCAATCAGATTATGAATATGTATTATCAATTTTGGGGTATCCATTGATTGATCCTACTACAGTTTCAT
Encoded here:
- a CDS encoding BspA family leucine-rich repeat surface protein, with product NNLNNLTYSDFEPLLNQVSKTQKSKRVKAGGISGLKEGEDYLVFPTDKFLGYVPLNHEASKLIASKSIGGCEGKWCTAYQKDSSYWRTYVLENNIVLIYILHENEKYAIAVYPNMEMEVFDKEDRNISIAKLEDILGTSLFFMTKEKSFYKKVNRLTRPAWEKGEYYKVKDREELDYILSNTRDNADLNHLDISNVKSMSYLFQDSEFNGDISNWDVSNVETMSYMFYTSNFNGDISNWDVGKVEIMSYMFYTSEFNGDISKWNVSNVETMSFMFNDSNFTGDISNWDVSNVKNMSYMFKGTDFDGDISNWNVSNIKDMRFMFRDSALENNPPIWYK